One Mucilaginibacter ginkgonis genomic region harbors:
- the pheT gene encoding phenylalanine--tRNA ligase subunit beta, giving the protein MKISYNWLKEFIHTDKTPWEISQILTGTGLEVESLEKVQAIPGGLEGLVIGYVKDCTQHPNADRLRVTHVDVGTGEALQIVCGAPNVAAGQKVVVAVVGTTVYPTAGEPFKINKSKIRGEVSEGMICADDEIGLGTSHEGIMVLPDNAQVGTLAKDYFSLNDDHLYEIGLTPNRADAASHLGTARDVAAFLKLPVTQPNVDTFAIDNTDRIIPVEVESKACVRYSSLTISGITVKESPQWLKDRLAVIGVRAINNVVDATNYVLHELGQPLHAFDADKITGGKVVVKTCPEGTRFVTLDGIERKLHADDLMICNTGEPMCIAGVFGGISSGVSDTTTNIFLESAYFNPVTVRKTAKRFGLKTDASFRFERGTDPDMTVFALKRAALLIKEIAGGEITSDISDIYPAQVEPFKVDFSYKNAVRLIGQDIPAAEIKAIIEALDIKVEQESAEGLLLSVPPYRVDVTREVDVIEEVLRIYGYNNIHIPTQIRASLNTSSRPEKETVQRSISELLTANGFNEMLANSLTASEFATDPDNAVKILNPLSSDLDIMRQSLLYSGLEAIAYNQNRRSADLKFYEFGKIYNVKEDKYVESRQLSIFVTGAQQAEQWGQKQSKVSFFNLKGIVDELVERLKLKDLTTEDASGDDFTYGLQYNNRGGKTVVQFGAVSAGALKKADVNNEVFYAVFNFDLIMSSVQKNNIKFQDIPKFPSVRRDLSMLVDKNVSFNDLKNIAQKTERKLLKNVNVFDVYQGDKLPAGKKSYALSFILQDEEKTLTDKAIDAIMQKLIYNFGKEAGAEIRK; this is encoded by the coding sequence ATGAAGATCTCTTACAATTGGCTCAAAGAGTTTATACATACCGATAAAACACCGTGGGAAATTTCGCAGATATTGACAGGCACCGGCCTTGAGGTCGAAAGCCTGGAAAAAGTACAGGCCATCCCGGGCGGACTGGAAGGCTTGGTGATCGGCTATGTTAAAGACTGCACCCAGCACCCAAATGCAGACCGTTTGCGTGTTACCCATGTTGATGTAGGCACGGGCGAAGCCCTGCAAATTGTTTGCGGCGCGCCAAACGTTGCCGCAGGCCAAAAGGTGGTAGTTGCTGTTGTGGGTACAACGGTTTACCCAACAGCGGGCGAACCATTTAAGATCAATAAATCAAAAATACGCGGCGAGGTTTCTGAAGGGATGATCTGTGCCGATGACGAAATAGGTTTAGGTACTTCGCACGAGGGCATTATGGTATTGCCCGATAATGCCCAGGTTGGCACATTAGCTAAAGATTATTTTAGCCTTAACGACGACCATTTATACGAGATAGGCCTTACCCCCAATCGTGCCGATGCTGCATCGCACCTGGGTACGGCGCGTGATGTTGCCGCCTTTTTGAAGCTACCGGTTACTCAGCCCAATGTTGATACTTTCGCTATAGATAATACCGATAGAATTATCCCTGTTGAAGTGGAAAGCAAAGCATGCGTGCGCTACAGCAGCCTTACTATATCGGGCATTACGGTTAAAGAGTCGCCGCAGTGGTTAAAGGACAGGCTGGCGGTTATCGGTGTCCGAGCGATAAACAATGTGGTAGATGCCACTAATTATGTGCTGCATGAATTGGGTCAGCCCTTGCATGCTTTTGATGCCGATAAAATAACAGGTGGCAAGGTAGTAGTAAAAACTTGCCCGGAGGGTACACGTTTTGTTACCCTTGATGGCATTGAGCGTAAACTACATGCCGACGATCTGATGATCTGCAATACAGGCGAGCCGATGTGCATCGCGGGTGTATTTGGCGGCATCAGCTCGGGCGTGAGTGACACTACAACCAATATATTTTTAGAGAGTGCATACTTTAACCCCGTTACCGTTCGTAAAACTGCCAAACGTTTTGGCTTAAAGACAGATGCCTCCTTCCGTTTTGAGCGTGGAACCGATCCGGATATGACGGTATTTGCTTTGAAGCGCGCGGCTTTGCTGATCAAAGAAATTGCGGGCGGCGAAATTACTTCCGATATATCAGATATCTACCCTGCACAGGTTGAACCTTTCAAGGTCGACTTCAGTTACAAAAACGCGGTCAGGCTGATAGGCCAGGATATACCTGCCGCCGAAATAAAGGCGATCATTGAGGCGCTGGATATTAAGGTTGAGCAAGAATCCGCAGAAGGGTTGCTGCTATCCGTTCCGCCATATCGTGTGGACGTAACCCGCGAGGTTGACGTGATAGAAGAAGTGCTGAGGATTTATGGGTATAATAATATCCATATTCCAACGCAGATAAGGGCGTCATTGAACACCTCATCAAGGCCCGAAAAGGAAACAGTTCAACGCAGTATCTCAGAATTGCTGACAGCCAATGGTTTTAACGAGATGCTGGCTAATTCGCTTACCGCGTCTGAGTTTGCAACCGACCCCGACAATGCCGTAAAGATATTAAATCCACTAAGCAGCGACTTGGATATTATGCGCCAGTCGTTGCTGTACTCGGGTTTAGAGGCTATTGCTTATAACCAGAACCGCCGAAGTGCCGACCTTAAGTTTTATGAGTTCGGTAAGATCTATAATGTCAAGGAAGACAAATATGTTGAGTCGCGGCAATTATCGATCTTCGTTACCGGAGCCCAGCAAGCGGAACAGTGGGGGCAAAAGCAAAGTAAAGTATCGTTCTTTAACCTTAAAGGTATTGTCGACGAATTGGTTGAACGGTTGAAATTAAAGGACCTGACCACAGAAGATGCATCGGGTGATGATTTTACTTACGGTTTGCAGTATAATAACCGCGGTGGCAAAACCGTGGTGCAGTTTGGCGCCGTGAGTGCTGGTGCGTTAAAGAAGGCGGATGTAAATAATGAGGTATTCTACGCAGTGTTTAACTTCGACCTGATAATGTCGTCTGTGCAAAAGAACAACATTAAATTTCAGGATATACCAAAGTTCCCGTCGGTGCGCCGCGACCTGTCTATGCTGGTAGATAAAAACGTTTCTTTTAACGATCTGAAAAATATCGCACAAAAAACAGAACGAAAGCTGTTGAAAAACGTAAACGTATTCGATGTTTACCAGGGTGATAAATTGCCTGCCGGTAAAAAGTCGTACGCGTTAAGTTTTATTCTTCAGGATGAAGAGAAAACACTGACAGACAAAGCCATAGATGCCATAATGCAGAAATTAATTTATAACTTCGGTAAAGAGGCAGGCGCAGAAATACGGAAATAG
- a CDS encoding cell division protein ZapA translates to MGDISIKINIADRVYPLKVSTDEEEIIRRAAKLINDSLKEYQDKYAVRDKQDLLSMAVLQYATASLKAERKVTAEDTGIADGVDKLDQMLTAFFSK, encoded by the coding sequence ATGGGAGATATCTCCATAAAAATAAATATAGCTGACAGGGTTTACCCGTTAAAGGTAAGCACAGACGAGGAAGAGATAATCAGGCGGGCGGCAAAGCTAATTAATGACAGCCTGAAGGAATATCAGGATAAATATGCGGTACGTGATAAGCAAGATCTGCTGTCAATGGCCGTATTACAATATGCAACAGCATCATTAAAGGCAGAGCGTAAAGTAACCGCAGAAGATACAGGGATAGCAGATGGTGTAGACAAACTGGACCAGATGCTTACAGCATTTTTTTCGAAGTAA
- the rny gene encoding ribonuclease Y → MTTLLYIIIGLLIGAVIGVIIGRYMLRKLFKEQEVAAQAKVKKILKDAESNAEIMKKDRMLEAKERFLQLKAEHEQEINGKNNAMNQRENQLKQKEQSLNAKLDNATRKESEMDNVRKNLERQTELAVKKQEEVEALKNQHVQQLEAIAGLSAEDAKNQLIDTLREEARTKAMMQIKDIVDEAKLTATKEAKKVVIQTIQRTATESAIENTVSIFNIENDEIKGRIIGREGRNIRALEAATGIEIIVDDTPEAIILSGFDPVRREIARLAMHRLVTDGRIHPARIEEVVAKTKKQIEEEIVEIGERTVIDLGIHGLHPELIRMVGRMRYRSSYGQNLLQHSREVANFCATMAAELGLNVKLAKRAGLLHDIGKVPDDNPELPHAILGMQLAEKYKENPEVCNAIGAHHDEIEMTSMISPIIQACDAISGARPGARREVVESYIKRLKELEELALSYPGVEKTFAIQAGRELRVVVESEKITDAQSEVLAADISNRIQTEMTYPGQIKVTVIRETRSVAFAK, encoded by the coding sequence ATGACCACTTTACTGTATATCATCATCGGCTTGCTGATAGGCGCTGTTATAGGCGTTATCATTGGCCGCTATATGCTGCGCAAACTGTTCAAAGAACAGGAAGTAGCAGCGCAAGCCAAAGTAAAAAAGATCCTTAAAGATGCTGAGAGCAATGCCGAGATCATGAAAAAAGACCGCATGCTCGAAGCCAAAGAAAGATTTTTACAACTTAAAGCAGAGCACGAGCAGGAAATAAACGGCAAGAACAACGCCATGAACCAGCGCGAAAATCAGCTGAAGCAAAAAGAACAGTCGCTGAATGCCAAGCTGGATAATGCCACCCGCAAAGAAAGCGAAATGGACAACGTGCGTAAAAATTTAGAACGCCAGACAGAACTTGCCGTTAAAAAGCAAGAAGAGGTTGAAGCTTTAAAAAATCAGCATGTACAGCAACTGGAAGCTATTGCCGGTTTAAGCGCCGAGGATGCTAAGAATCAGTTGATAGATACCCTGCGCGAAGAAGCACGCACAAAAGCCATGATGCAGATCAAAGACATTGTGGACGAGGCTAAACTAACCGCTACTAAGGAAGCTAAGAAAGTAGTTATTCAGACCATACAGCGTACCGCGACGGAGAGTGCTATAGAAAACACAGTTTCCATCTTCAATATCGAGAATGATGAGATCAAAGGCCGTATCATTGGCCGTGAAGGACGTAATATCCGTGCGTTGGAAGCTGCTACCGGTATCGAGATCATTGTGGATGACACCCCTGAAGCTATTATCCTTTCAGGATTTGATCCTGTGCGCCGCGAGATAGCCCGTTTGGCTATGCACCGCCTGGTGACTGACGGCCGTATCCACCCTGCCCGAATCGAGGAGGTTGTTGCTAAAACTAAAAAGCAGATAGAAGAGGAGATCGTTGAGATAGGTGAGCGCACCGTAATTGACCTGGGCATACATGGCCTTCACCCTGAGCTGATCAGAATGGTTGGACGTATGCGCTACCGCTCGTCATATGGTCAAAACCTGCTGCAGCACTCTCGCGAGGTAGCCAACTTCTGCGCTACTATGGCAGCGGAGCTTGGACTGAACGTAAAATTAGCTAAGCGTGCAGGCTTGTTACATGACATTGGTAAGGTGCCTGATGATAACCCCGAATTGCCGCACGCTATTCTTGGCATGCAGCTAGCCGAAAAATACAAAGAGAACCCTGAGGTTTGCAACGCCATCGGCGCCCACCACGACGAGATAGAGATGACTTCGATGATCTCGCCTATCATCCAGGCTTGTGATGCTATTTCGGGCGCCCGTCCTGGTGCACGCCGCGAGGTAGTTGAAAGCTATATCAAACGTTTGAAAGAACTCGAAGAATTGGCTTTGTCGTATCCGGGTGTCGAAAAAACATTTGCGATACAGGCAGGTCGCGAGTTACGGGTTGTAGTTGAAAGCGAAAAAATCACCGATGCGCAGTCTGAAGTTTTAGCGGCTGACATCTCGAATCGCATTCAGACAGAGATGACTTATCCGGGTCAGATAAAGGTTACCGTGATCAGGGAGACCAGGTCTGTGGCTTTTGCCAAGTAA
- a CDS encoding TonB-dependent receptor, whose translation MKKFYFLLLSIFAVLAAQTASAQLTTATVSGKVVDEKGITMPGVTVNAVNTSTGTRYGTQTNVDGRYSIANANPGGPYTITVTFVGYKKEVREDITLSLGNSTYNFLLSPEATALKEVTVRATGGATKTGASTRIGQNAIKTLPSINRNFQDLTRTTPQSNNNSFQGTNYRYNNVTLDGAINNDAIGFSPSLGGQNNTSGQVGSSTRTNPVSIDAIQDIQVYVAPYDIKIGNVLGGSINAVTRSGTNDVSGSFYSYGRNASLVGPNNASALAGGDGSSLPSSFHDYQIGGRLGFPIIKNKLFFFTNEEINRRVDPVISGAGTAGSAKILSLTDAQNIAAAFKTYSGIDAGTYDNTTIFSNSNKFFNRLDWNINDANQLTLRNNTITSSATNLERDQSNFRFGGIDYTSHNNSTSTVLELKSRLSNFASNNLLLGYSNVHDYRDPNSNPALPQIEITGNTPGTTIFLGTDREAAIFDMHQKTFEFTDNFVLTTGKHTLTFGTHNEFYDITYNFVNAWNGRDAYGSIAAFLANTPSRVRTNFNYTNNTRDYILANPSAQFKVNLLSLYGQDEFQVADNFKLNYGLRLDYAGVPNKQPLSAKTTNAPVDPNYGNTYTYTQPRNITNKYLDNVEFNGRVSFNWDLLGDQSVILRGGTGTFTGRVPFAWFGYAFYNNGNTYGAYDRRNTAGPFTAGTNPVQAPANGGLGFVNQQVPAPNTSATGPTQVDLIDNNFKMPQVWRSSLGLDYTTPDQWKFTIDGIYTKTIYDLKFQHVNLVDNVIYYPYDTQHQQPIFVAGANGNGGTSQAISNLYTNAYLLSNTSLGYRYSITGQIAKLFTLSQLSNINATVAYTYGHSKDVTNGIRNSMESNWQLNQALNPNNPGLANSNFDIRNRIVSTLNFMTNWDAAKNYTANFTFFLNAQSGNPYTYGFYPNPINGTGQQVSLAYIPKVGETINFFRDIAGGATAAQQAAAFDNFINTDKYLSTRRGDFTQRNAAFTPWNTSLDFRFAQEFKFGNGKRKQAITFTYDIVNLTNLLNKHWGQYYFSPNTYNSTSSIGLTTATAGTATTSPVYRFADPGLPYSVDYFASRWQMQFGVRYSF comes from the coding sequence ATGAAGAAGTTTTACTTTCTCCTATTATCCATTTTTGCTGTTCTGGCCGCTCAAACGGCGAGTGCGCAGTTAACAACCGCTACCGTTAGCGGTAAGGTTGTCGACGAAAAAGGCATTACCATGCCTGGTGTAACCGTTAATGCCGTTAACACAAGCACCGGCACACGTTACGGCACTCAAACAAACGTAGATGGACGTTATAGCATCGCAAATGCTAACCCTGGCGGGCCTTATACCATCACGGTCACTTTTGTAGGCTACAAAAAAGAAGTACGTGAAGACATCACACTTAGCTTAGGAAACTCTACTTACAATTTCTTATTAAGCCCCGAGGCTACTGCACTTAAAGAAGTAACTGTCCGCGCAACCGGCGGTGCCACAAAAACAGGTGCCAGCACACGTATAGGTCAAAACGCTATTAAGACTTTGCCATCTATCAACCGCAACTTTCAAGACCTTACCCGTACTACCCCGCAAAGTAACAATAACTCTTTCCAGGGTACTAACTATCGTTATAATAACGTAACCTTAGACGGTGCCATCAATAATGACGCGATTGGTTTTAGCCCTTCTCTTGGTGGCCAAAACAATACATCCGGTCAGGTTGGTAGTAGCACACGTACAAACCCGGTTTCTATAGACGCGATACAAGACATACAGGTTTACGTTGCTCCTTACGATATCAAGATCGGTAACGTATTAGGTGGTTCTATTAACGCTGTAACACGCAGTGGTACAAATGATGTAAGCGGCTCATTCTATAGCTATGGCCGTAATGCTTCATTGGTTGGCCCTAACAATGCCTCTGCACTTGCAGGCGGCGATGGTTCAAGTTTGCCTTCATCGTTTCATGACTACCAGATCGGTGGCCGTTTAGGTTTCCCTATCATCAAAAACAAATTGTTTTTCTTCACTAACGAAGAAATTAACCGCCGCGTAGACCCTGTAATATCCGGCGCCGGTACCGCAGGTTCTGCAAAGATCCTTTCGCTGACAGACGCGCAAAATATTGCTGCAGCGTTCAAGACATATAGCGGGATTGATGCCGGTACTTATGATAATACAACCATCTTCTCAAACTCAAACAAATTTTTTAACCGTTTAGACTGGAACATCAATGATGCAAACCAGTTAACGTTAAGAAATAATACCATCACTTCATCAGCTACCAACTTAGAGCGCGATCAAAGCAACTTCCGTTTTGGTGGTATCGACTATACATCGCATAATAACTCTACATCTACTGTGTTGGAGTTAAAATCAAGATTGAGCAATTTTGCCAGCAATAACCTGTTATTAGGTTACTCAAACGTACATGACTATCGCGACCCTAACTCGAACCCTGCTTTACCGCAGATAGAGATCACCGGTAACACTCCCGGTACTACCATTTTCTTAGGTACAGACCGTGAGGCTGCCATCTTTGATATGCATCAGAAAACGTTCGAGTTCACAGACAACTTCGTGTTAACTACAGGCAAGCATACGCTTACATTTGGTACGCACAACGAGTTTTATGACATCACTTACAACTTTGTAAATGCTTGGAACGGCCGTGACGCTTATGGTAGCATAGCAGCATTTTTAGCAAACACACCATCACGCGTGCGTACAAACTTTAATTACACCAATAACACACGCGATTATATTTTAGCTAATCCATCAGCACAATTTAAAGTAAACCTGTTAAGTTTATATGGCCAGGACGAGTTTCAGGTAGCGGATAACTTTAAGTTGAACTACGGTTTGCGTCTGGATTATGCAGGTGTACCGAACAAACAACCATTGAGCGCAAAAACTACAAATGCTCCGGTTGACCCTAATTATGGCAATACATACACTTATACTCAGCCAAGAAATATCACTAACAAATATTTAGATAATGTTGAGTTTAACGGCCGTGTGTCTTTTAATTGGGATCTGTTAGGTGATCAAAGTGTTATTTTGCGCGGTGGTACCGGTACATTTACAGGCCGTGTGCCTTTTGCATGGTTTGGTTATGCGTTCTACAACAATGGTAACACTTATGGTGCTTACGACAGAAGAAACACAGCAGGTCCGTTTACTGCAGGTACCAACCCTGTGCAAGCGCCTGCTAATGGTGGTTTAGGTTTCGTTAACCAGCAAGTGCCGGCACCTAACACCAGCGCTACAGGCCCCACCCAGGTTGACTTAATTGACAACAACTTTAAAATGCCGCAGGTTTGGAGAAGCAGCTTAGGTTTAGATTATACCACTCCAGATCAGTGGAAGTTCACTATCGACGGTATTTATACCAAGACCATTTACGATCTTAAATTCCAGCACGTAAATTTGGTTGATAATGTAATTTACTATCCATACGATACACAGCACCAACAACCAATATTTGTTGCAGGCGCTAACGGTAATGGTGGTACAAGCCAGGCTATAAGCAACCTTTACACCAATGCTTATTTATTATCAAACACAAGCCTTGGTTACCGTTACAGCATCACCGGCCAAATTGCTAAACTGTTTACATTGTCTCAATTAAGCAATATCAACGCAACGGTTGCCTATACTTACGGTCACTCTAAAGATGTGACAAATGGTATCCGTAACTCAATGGAATCTAACTGGCAGTTAAATCAGGCTTTGAATCCAAATAATCCTGGTTTAGCTAATTCAAACTTTGATATCCGTAACCGCATTGTGTCTACATTAAACTTCATGACCAATTGGGACGCTGCCAAAAATTATACTGCAAACTTTACGTTTTTCTTAAATGCGCAGAGTGGTAACCCATATACATACGGTTTTTATCCTAACCCTATTAATGGTACAGGTCAGCAAGTTAGTTTAGCTTACATTCCAAAAGTAGGCGAGACGATTAATTTCTTCCGTGATATAGCAGGTGGTGCAACAGCGGCCCAACAGGCAGCAGCTTTTGATAACTTCATTAACACTGATAAATACTTGTCTACACGCCGTGGCGATTTTACACAGCGTAACGCTGCTTTCACACCGTGGAACACCAGCTTAGATTTCCGTTTTGCTCAGGAATTTAAATTTGGTAATGGCAAGAGGAAACAAGCTATCACATTTACTTATGACATTGTTAACTTAACCAACCTGTTGAACAAGCACTGGGGTCAATACTACTTCTCTCCAAATACTTACAACTCAACATCAAGCATTGGTTTGACAACTGCTACAGCAGGTACTGCAACTACAAGCCCTGTTTACAGGTTTGCAGACCCGGGCTTGCCATATTCAGTTGATTATTTCGCATCACGCTGGCAAATGCAGTTCGGTGTACGCTACAGCTTCTAA
- a CDS encoding lysophospholipid acyltransferase family protein, translating into MKIITTEEFADATGLSKLKMPGLAALLMEVMKINQVNELFAQAQPKQGPEFVDAILAGCGVTVDFDPADLKNIPADGAFIAIANHPYGGIEGMVLLKMLCMVRPDAKLMANFLLKKIPNLSDYFIAVNPFENIEHSSSISGIKSTLELLQNGTPIGIFPAGEVSTFKIDQQQVTDKLWHPVVGKIISKAKVPVVPIYFHGNNGVLFNLLSLIHPTLRTAKLPSELFNKQGHTIKLRIGKPIKVEDIPGHNNPGKLLNFLRAKTYALGAGLEDEKRLFNPRNLFKIKKSPAAIEPETDRATMVKEVDGLRENYLITTEKNYEVYVAPTSAIPNVIREIGRLREITFREVGEGTNKSTDLDEYDIYYHHLFIWDIEANMLVGAYRIGLGDEIYYSMGKKGFYTASLFKIKSQFTSILKRSLELGRSWIRKEYQAKPLPLFLLWKSILKYVTLNPRYRYLIGPVSISNSFSNFSKSLIVDYITRNHFDPELAEYVKPRKKFKVDFSSIDADLLLQAEDSFKGLDNLISELESRNMKVPVLLRQYMTLNAKIICFNIDPKFEDCLDGFLVLDLQKVPQEMLDKLGKGF; encoded by the coding sequence ATGAAGATAATCACCACAGAGGAGTTTGCCGATGCCACCGGACTGTCTAAGTTGAAGATGCCGGGCCTTGCAGCACTTCTGATGGAGGTGATGAAGATCAACCAGGTAAATGAACTTTTTGCCCAGGCGCAACCAAAGCAAGGGCCCGAGTTTGTCGATGCCATTCTTGCGGGCTGTGGCGTTACCGTTGATTTTGACCCTGCCGATCTTAAAAACATTCCGGCAGACGGCGCTTTCATTGCTATAGCCAACCACCCTTATGGCGGGATAGAGGGCATGGTATTGTTAAAGATGCTGTGCATGGTAAGGCCTGATGCTAAGCTAATGGCCAATTTCCTCCTAAAGAAAATACCAAACCTAAGCGACTACTTTATAGCTGTTAATCCGTTCGAAAATATCGAACACTCATCAAGCATCAGCGGTATAAAGTCCACACTTGAGCTTTTGCAAAACGGCACACCTATAGGGATTTTTCCTGCCGGCGAGGTATCCACATTCAAAATAGACCAGCAACAGGTTACCGATAAACTATGGCACCCTGTAGTAGGCAAGATCATCAGCAAGGCCAAAGTACCGGTTGTGCCTATTTATTTTCATGGTAACAATGGCGTTCTTTTTAATCTATTGAGCTTGATACACCCAACTTTGCGTACAGCCAAGTTGCCATCCGAATTATTCAATAAACAGGGCCATACCATTAAGCTGCGTATTGGTAAGCCAATTAAAGTTGAAGATATTCCGGGTCATAATAACCCTGGTAAGCTGCTTAATTTCTTAAGGGCCAAAACATATGCCTTGGGCGCAGGATTGGAGGACGAGAAGCGTTTGTTTAATCCACGAAACCTGTTTAAGATCAAAAAAAGCCCGGCAGCGATTGAGCCCGAAACAGACCGTGCCACGATGGTAAAAGAGGTTGACGGACTGCGCGAGAATTACTTGATCACAACAGAAAAAAACTATGAGGTGTATGTTGCGCCAACCTCTGCCATACCCAATGTAATACGCGAGATCGGCCGGTTAAGGGAAATCACTTTCCGCGAGGTTGGCGAAGGCACTAACAAAAGCACCGATCTTGACGAATATGATATTTACTATCATCACCTATTTATCTGGGACATTGAAGCAAATATGCTGGTAGGTGCTTACCGTATTGGCCTTGGCGACGAGATCTATTACAGTATGGGCAAAAAAGGCTTTTACACGGCCAGCCTGTTTAAGATCAAATCACAATTTACATCGATACTAAAACGAAGCCTCGAATTAGGGCGCTCCTGGATCCGTAAAGAATACCAGGCAAAACCACTGCCGCTTTTCTTACTTTGGAAAAGCATCCTCAAGTATGTTACGCTGAACCCGCGGTACCGTTATCTTATAGGCCCGGTGAGTATCAGCAACAGCTTTTCTAATTTTTCAAAATCGCTCATAGTAGATTATATTACCCGTAACCATTTTGATCCCGAACTGGCAGAGTACGTTAAGCCGCGCAAGAAATTTAAGGTTGATTTTTCAAGTATCGATGCCGACTTGTTACTGCAGGCAGAAGACAGTTTTAAAGGTTTGGACAACCTGATATCTGAACTGGAATCGCGCAATATGAAGGTGCCAGTGTTGCTTCGCCAATACATGACCCTTAACGCCAAGATCATCTGTTTCAACATAGATCCTAAATTTGAGGATTGCCTTGACGGCTTCCTGGTATTAGACCTTCAGAAAGTCCCCCAGGAGATGCTGGACAAACTCGGCAAGGGCTTTTAA
- a CDS encoding helix-hairpin-helix domain-containing protein → MKSDLKNYLSITKKEWNGVIVLVVLIVLVVSAPYVYKAFRKDKTINFAQIDSLVKLMPKVKTTDSTKLNLPSKLTFFNPNQLSDSGWMKLGLNAHQAKMIKHYEEKGGTFKTKQDVKKIYAISAEDYKRLEPYINLPGGETVPAIIDINHADSATVTTLKGVGPAFAMRIIRYRDKLGGFHAKTQLKEVFGIDEEHYLLIKDAVKINANAIKKTNINKATFEDLRRYPYLSYKQINAIIQYRSEHGDYDNFDDLKDVAILDEATLKKIKPYLVFK, encoded by the coding sequence ATGAAAAGCGACCTTAAAAATTACCTGTCCATAACAAAGAAGGAGTGGAATGGGGTAATTGTGCTGGTTGTGTTGATCGTGTTGGTAGTAAGTGCGCCGTACGTGTACAAGGCGTTTCGCAAAGATAAGACAATAAATTTTGCACAGATAGACAGCCTGGTTAAGCTGATGCCGAAAGTAAAAACGACTGACAGCACAAAATTAAACTTGCCTTCTAAACTAACATTTTTTAACCCAAACCAATTGAGCGATAGCGGCTGGATGAAGCTTGGGTTGAATGCGCATCAGGCAAAAATGATTAAACATTACGAAGAAAAAGGCGGCACCTTTAAAACTAAACAGGATGTAAAGAAAATATATGCCATTTCTGCTGAGGACTACAAACGCCTGGAACCTTACATCAACCTTCCGGGTGGCGAAACTGTACCTGCCATTATAGACATCAATCACGCCGACTCGGCAACGGTGACAACATTAAAAGGCGTCGGTCCCGCTTTTGCCATGCGCATTATCCGTTATCGCGACAAATTAGGCGGTTTCCATGCCAAGACCCAATTGAAGGAAGTTTTCGGGATAGATGAGGAACATTACCTGCTGATCAAAGACGCTGTAAAAATAAACGCAAACGCAATAAAGAAAACCAATATCAACAAGGCTACTTTCGAAGATCTTCGGCGTTATCCGTATCTAAGCTACAAACAAATTAATGCCATTATCCAGTACCGCAGCGAGCATGGCGATTATGATAATTTTGACGACCTGAAGGACGTGGCGATATTGGATGAGGCTACCCTGAAGAAAATAAAGCCTTATTTGGTTTTTAAATAA